One window from the genome of Yamadazyma tenuis chromosome 7, complete sequence encodes:
- a CDS encoding uncharacterized protein (COG:V; MEROPS:MER0034960; EggNog:ENOG503NXDM; CAZy:CE10), translated as MSGHEAVNPIHPSMVGKMDPAFVKLYDEHVANTPNRPIDLPVLRKNYSKIYSYGTAPAPETSNISDITFPSFDGADVRLRIYRPEGVADDVVLPVHIDFHGGGWGLGDLDTESHVLKHYVDLAQICVIDVDYRLVPDFAYPTGLKDCFEATKYVYENAEKLHINKHSISVGGVSAGGNICLAVSHLARDVGISLVLCVAGTPQVDDIEPYKTAADSPYPSCQECEFAPTLNWARLKWFDKLKWDSLSSDAAERAQQFEEIGWFKSIITAPDFTNLPKTVIYTAGCDPMRDEGEAYATKMIKNGNDVVFKRYPGVPHPFMHMDATLWQASDYIKRTAFDLAVAHRTVKVFFE; from the coding sequence ATGTCTGGACACGAAGCCGTCAACCCAATCCACCCATCGATGGTGGGAAAAATGGACCCAGCCTTCGTTAAACTTTACGATGAGCATGTCGCCAACACCCCCAATAGGCCCATTGACCTCCCAGTATTGCGTAAGAACTATTCCAAAATCTATTCATATGGAACTGCTCCAGCACCCGAAACCTCCAACATCAGCGACATTACATTCCCGTCGTTCGATGGGGCCGACGTGCGTTTGCGGATCTACCGCCCCGAAGGTGTGGCCGACGACGTGGTGTTACCGGTGCACATTGATTTCCACGGTGGAGGTTGGGGTCTTGGAGACTTGGACACCGAGAGTCACGTGTTGAAGCATTATGTGGATTTGGCCCAGATCTGTGTCATTGACGTCGACTACAGGCTTGTACCCGACTTTGCGTACCCTACGGGACTCAAGGACTGTTTTGAAGCCACTAAATATGTCTATGAGAATGCTGAAAAATTGCATATCAACAAGCATAGTATTTCGGTGGGAGGAGTGTCAGCGGGAGGAAACATCTGCTTAGCAGTGAGCCATCTTGCGCGAGATGTGGGGATCTCGTTGGTGCTTTGTGTGGCCGGTACTCCCCAAGTTGACGATATTGAACCGTATAAAACCGCTGCCGATTCGCCCTACCCATCGTGCCAGGAGTGCGAGTTTGCACCCACTTTGAATTGGGCCCGGTTAAAGTGGTTTGACAAGTTAAAGTGGGACTCGTTGTCATCGGATGCGGCCGAGCGGGCCCAGCAGTTTGAGGAAATCGGGTGGTTCAAGAGTATTATTACTGCACCAgatttcaccaatttgCCCAAGACGGTGATTTATACTGCTGGATGTGATCCCATGAGAGACGAGGGAGAGGCGTATGCCACCAAGATGATTAAGAACGGAAATGACGTGGTGTTCAAGAGATATCCTGGAGTTCCTCATCCGTTTATGCACATGGATGCTACGTTGTGGCAGGCATCCGATTATATCAAGAGAACGGCATTTGATCTTGCGGTGGCCCACCGCACCGTGAAGGTGTTTTTTGAATAG
- a CDS encoding uncharacterized protein (EggNog:ENOG503NU3S; COG:G) → MSTEKDTTVYEEKSVSEVAPSLEFAAGEIKDLDLKIHTQAQSDPNFKYINDFDVEAHEAEDTSYEKVVVKLAKQFLFPMTFCYFLQFIDKVTLNYGNVMGLQAELGLVGDQFSRLPMSFFIAYIVFEFLQMFVIQKFPVAKVLGVNVVIWGILTACCAATQNFAGILVVRILLGASEAAIVPCMMILTSNFVDKKDAAFFTGVWYSGLGIGQIVGGLLSFLFQHVSLTAPVSGWRIMFIVIGMLNILAGVYVFLVLPSTPLENKKLTAKEKYVLLVKLTEGKLGVTGKIFKPKQALELLFDIQGWLFLLICATISFSSNTISTFSSIDIVSFGFTSKEAALLGMPSGVVSVFASVVASYFIKRGSPRYLTICCTLVPAVVGAALMSYLPSNNKAGLLIGIYLVNFITCPYALAIVWASSNVSGSTKKIGMQAVFISVGFALGNITGPLSYRAVDAPKYEPAKVSMLITQCVSIGLALVIVGIYYIRNKKRDKYVGEYKDETENAWADLTDFENKRFRYLY, encoded by the coding sequence ATGTCGACCGAAAAGGACACGACAGTTTACGAGGAAAAAAGCGTAAGTGAAGTGGctccttctttggagttCGCGGCCGGTGAGATCAAAGACTTAGACCTTAAGATCCACACCCAGGCGCAAAGTGatcccaacttcaagtataTCAACGACTTCGATGTCGAGGCTCACGAGGCTGAGGACACGTCCTATGaaaaggtggtggtgaagttggccaagcAATTTTTGTTTCCCATGACTTTCTGCTACTTTTTGCAATTTATCGATAAAGTTACGTTGAACTATGGTAATGTGATGGGTCTTCAAGCAGAACTCGGGTTGGTAGGCGACCAGTTCTCGCGCCTTCCCATGTCGTTCTTCATCGCGTACATTgtgtttgagtttcttcaaatgttTGTTATCCAGAAGTTCCCAGTTGCCAAAGTGCTTGGAGTTAATGTGGTGATCTGGGGGATTTTAACAGCATGCTGTGCTGCCACCCAGAACTTTGCTGGAATCTTGGTGGTGCGGATTTTGTTAGGGGCATCAGAGGCTGCTATTGTTCCGTGtatgatgattttgacgTCCAACTTTGTGGACAAGAAAGATGCTGCTTTTTTCACGGGAGTGTGGTATAGTGGACTTGGAATTGGGCAAATAGTTGGAGGACTTCTAAGTTTCTTGTTCCAGCACGTTAGTTTGACTGCTCCCGTCTCCGGCTGGAGAATCATGTTCATTGTGATTGGAATGTTGAATATTTTGGCTGGGGTGTACGTGTTTTTGGTACTTCCTAGCACTCCATTGGAGAATAAGAAGTTGACTGCGAAAGAAAAGTATGTTTTGCTTGTAAAGTTGACTGAAGGAAAACTTGGAGTCACCGGTAAGATCTTCAAGCCCAAACAGgcgttggagttgttgttTGATATCCAAGGGTGGTTATTCTTGCTCATCTGTGCAACCATCtcgttttcttccaacaccatttccaccttttcttccattGATATTGTTTCATTTGGGTTCACCTCCAAGGAAGCAGCGTTGTTGGGAATGCCTTCGGGGGTCGTGAGTGTGTTTGCGTCGGTGGTGGCCAGTTACTTTATCAAAAGAGGATCTCCAAGGTACTTGACAATTTGTTGTACGTTGGTTCCAGCAGTGGTGGGGGCTGCCCTTATGTCGTACTTACCAAGTAACAACAAAGCGGGTCTTTTAATTGGTATCTATCTTGTGAATTTCATCACTTGTCCATATGCGCTTGCGATAGTGTGGGCCAGTAGTAATGTGTCAGGAAGCACCAAGAAGATTGGAATGCAGGCTGTTTTCATCAGTGTTGGGTTTGCTTTGGGTAACATTACTGGGCCACTTAGTTACCGTGCGGTGGATGCTCCAAAGTACGAGCCTGCCAAGGTATCGATGCTTATAACTCAGTGTGTGAGCATTGGGCTTGCGTTGGTGATTGTGGGAATTTATTATATCAGAAACAAGAAGAGGGACAAGTATGTGGGAGAGTATAAAGATGAGACGGAGAATGCCTGGGCAGACTTGACTGATTTCGAGAACAAGCGGTTCCGGTATTTGTATTAG
- a CDS encoding uncharacterized protein (EggNog:ENOG503P125; COG:Q), with product MTIPISVSPGSKVLVTGATGFIGAHCVQQLLDRGYEVKTAARSKNKFNTLKACFEEHHQSKLSFALVSDIGNYEQLVEAVKDCDGVLHLASPFSYTVTDMEAQLLKPAYDGTVTMLEASLTEPKVKRVIITSSFAAVYDASKGLQPDYVYTEKEFSPLTWEDGANTKDVSLAYRASKIVAEKAAWQFMEEKNPQFDLCVLCPTMVFGPLLSNQLFTTFEDLNLSNSVVWTIATSKEVPPTKGPLFVDVRDLAWAHVEALGSEAASNSRYLISAGDFDNQEIADILRESWSDKKLREGVPTGNPGHRLTGTHFKTDSSKAIAELGMTFRSLKESVLDLCDQLAEIHNRG from the coding sequence ATGACGATTCCTATTCTGGTGAGCCCTGGCTCAAAAGTTCTTGTAACTGGAGCAACTGGATTTATTGGTGCCCACTGTGTCCAACAATTATTAGACAGAGGGTATGAAGTCAAAACCGCTGCAAGATCCAAAAATAAGTTTAATACCTTGAAAGCATGTTTCGAGGAGCACCATCAACTGAAGCTCTCATTTGCATTGGTGTCAGATATCGGAAACTACGAACAGTTGGTGGAGGCTGTCAAAGACTGTGACGGAGTGCTTCACTTGGCATCACCATTCTCATATACTGTCACAGATATGGAAGCCCAACTTCTTAAACCTGCGTACGACGGTACCGTCACCATGTTGGAGGCCAGTTTGACCGAACCGAAGGTCAAGAGAGTGATTATAACCTCGCTGTTTGCTGCTGTTTATGATGCTTCTAAAGGGTTGCAACCTGACTATGTTTACACCGAGAAAGAATTTAGTCCCCTTACGTGGGAAGATGGGGCCAACACCAAAGATGTTCTGTTGGCTTACAGAGCCTCGAAAATCGTGGCGGAAAAAGCAGCCTGGCAGTTCATGGAGGAGAAAAACCCTCAATTTGATCTTTGTGTTTTGTGTCCTACGATGGTGTTTGGTCCACTTTTGTCGAACCAATTGTTCACTACGTTTGAggatttgaacttgagcaATTCGGTGGTTTGGACGATTGCCACCAGCAAAGAAGTGCCTCCCACCAAGGGTCCgttatttgtggatgtaCGGGACTTGGCGTGGGCTCACGTAGAGGCTTTGGGGAGTGAAGCTGCTTCAAACTCTCGGTATCTTATTTCTGCTGGGGATTTCGATAACCAGGAAATTGCTGATATCTTGAGAGAGAGTTGGAGTGACAAGAAGCTTAGAGAGGGAGTCCCTACGGGAAACCCAGGCCATAGACTTACTGGAACCCACTTCAAGACAGATTCTAGTAAGGCTATAGCTGAGCTTGGTATGACATTTCGTCTGCTCAAAGAGTCTGTTTTGGACCTTTGCGACCAGCTTGCTGAAATACACAATAGAGGGTAG